The following are encoded together in the Geobacter sulfurreducens PCA genome:
- a CDS encoding pyridoxine 5'-phosphate synthase, with protein sequence MAKLGVNIDHVATIRQARGGVEPDPVAAAAIAEFAGADGITVHLREDRRHIQDRDLRLLRQTVKTKLNLEMAATDEMVGIALSVKPDMCTLVPERRQELTTEGGLDVRVGMQALADAIGRLQDGGIVVSLFIDPDADQVKASSKVGADYIEIHTGTFAEAREWKKEQAELERIENAIKLGTKLGLGINAGHGLNYTNVRKVAALGGIEEFNIGHSIISRAVFTGLDRAVRDMVDLVKYA encoded by the coding sequence GTGGCAAAGCTCGGAGTCAACATTGATCATGTAGCAACAATCCGCCAAGCCCGGGGCGGCGTTGAGCCCGACCCGGTGGCGGCCGCCGCCATTGCCGAGTTCGCCGGTGCCGACGGGATAACGGTGCACCTGCGCGAGGACCGGCGGCATATTCAGGACCGGGACCTGCGTCTGCTCCGTCAGACCGTTAAGACGAAGCTCAATCTGGAAATGGCCGCCACCGACGAGATGGTGGGTATAGCTTTGTCGGTCAAACCCGACATGTGCACCCTGGTACCGGAGCGACGCCAGGAGCTTACCACTGAGGGGGGGCTTGATGTGAGAGTCGGCATGCAGGCGCTTGCCGATGCCATTGGACGCCTTCAGGACGGCGGCATTGTAGTGAGTTTGTTCATTGATCCCGATGCGGATCAGGTCAAGGCATCCAGCAAGGTGGGGGCCGACTACATCGAAATCCACACCGGAACCTTTGCCGAGGCACGGGAGTGGAAAAAGGAGCAGGCCGAACTTGAGCGCATCGAAAACGCCATCAAGCTCGGCACAAAGCTCGGGCTCGGCATCAATGCCGGGCATGGCCTCAATTATACCAATGTTCGCAAAGTCGCGGCCCTCGGAGGTATCGAGGAATTCAACATCGGACATTCCATAATCTCACGCGCAGTGTTTACCGGGCTCGACCGTGCCGTGCGGGACATGGTAGACCTCGTCAAGTACGCATGA
- the glmM gene encoding phosphoglucosamine mutase, translating into MKKLFGTDGVRGVANVYPMTTEMAMQIGRAAAYLFKDGNRRHRIVIGKDTRLSGYMLENALVAGICSMGVDVLVVGPLPTPGIANITSSMRADAGVVISASHNPFQDNGIKFFSRDGFKLPDEMELKIEDLIFSGKIDSLRPVATEVGKAYRIDDAVGRYVVFLKNSFPKDLDLAGMKIVLDCANGAAYKVAPAVLEELGAEVIPYGVKPNGTNINAGCGSLYPQVISEAVKEHRADLGIALDGDADRVIFVDEFGNEVDGDHIMAICATQMLKQKKLRKNTLVATVMSNMGLDIAVKRAGGKVVKTAVGDRYVVEEMIKGGYNLGGEQSGHMIFLDPNTTGDGVLSALQVLATMRRADKSLSELAEVMIPLPQVLVNVRVKEKKDITTIPEVALLIGDIEKKLGDEGRILIRYSGTEPLLRIMLEGQDKYQITGWAKEIADLVEKKIGGK; encoded by the coding sequence ATGAAGAAATTATTCGGAACGGACGGTGTCCGCGGTGTTGCCAATGTCTACCCAATGACCACGGAAATGGCCATGCAGATCGGCCGGGCTGCAGCCTATCTGTTCAAGGACGGTAATCGCCGTCATCGTATCGTGATCGGCAAAGACACGCGCCTGTCCGGTTACATGCTGGAAAATGCCCTGGTGGCCGGCATCTGCTCCATGGGGGTCGACGTCCTTGTGGTCGGCCCTCTTCCCACGCCGGGAATTGCAAATATCACCTCCTCCATGCGGGCCGATGCAGGGGTTGTCATTTCTGCTTCACACAACCCCTTTCAGGATAACGGCATCAAGTTTTTTTCCCGCGATGGGTTCAAATTGCCCGACGAAATGGAGCTCAAAATCGAGGATCTCATTTTTTCCGGGAAAATCGACTCGCTCCGTCCGGTGGCCACCGAGGTGGGCAAGGCCTACCGGATCGATGACGCAGTGGGGCGGTATGTGGTGTTTCTGAAGAACAGCTTTCCCAAGGACCTCGATCTTGCGGGGATGAAGATCGTCCTCGACTGTGCCAATGGTGCCGCCTACAAGGTTGCGCCGGCCGTTCTTGAGGAGCTGGGCGCCGAGGTCATCCCTTATGGCGTCAAGCCTAACGGAACCAATATCAATGCCGGTTGCGGCTCCCTCTATCCGCAGGTCATCAGCGAAGCGGTCAAAGAGCACCGGGCAGACCTCGGCATTGCCCTTGACGGTGACGCCGACCGGGTCATCTTCGTGGACGAGTTCGGCAACGAGGTGGACGGCGATCACATCATGGCCATCTGCGCTACTCAGATGTTGAAACAGAAAAAACTGCGCAAGAACACACTGGTAGCAACGGTCATGAGCAATATGGGCCTCGATATCGCAGTGAAGCGGGCCGGCGGAAAAGTAGTCAAAACTGCGGTTGGAGATCGCTACGTGGTGGAGGAGATGATCAAGGGGGGGTACAATCTTGGCGGGGAGCAGTCGGGGCACATGATTTTCCTCGACCCCAACACCACCGGCGACGGCGTCCTGTCTGCCCTCCAGGTGTTGGCCACCATGCGCCGGGCCGACAAGAGTCTCTCCGAACTGGCGGAGGTCATGATTCCGTTGCCCCAGGTGCTGGTCAACGTGCGGGTCAAGGAGAAGAAGGACATAACAACCATTCCGGAAGTGGCGTTGCTCATCGGAGATATAGAGAAAAAGCTCGGCGACGAGGGACGCATCCTTATCCGCTATTCGGGTACCGAACCGCTGTTGCGTATTATGCTCGAAGGCCAGGACAAATATCAGATAACCGGGTGGGCAAAGGAAATTGCCGATCTGGTCGAGAAGAAGATCGGAGGGAAGTAG
- a CDS encoding CdaR family protein — protein MNVTDLVKNWDVKLLSLVLAVSLWLGVAGGREGELVMRVPLELRNVATGYTVADKGPGELVVTLNGPNILLLKLRDEKIIMPLDMTGVGAGTVLFTGFEARLSVPSKVRVTRVYPAEISVRVEQSPARPESPKTHESR, from the coding sequence ATGAACGTGACGGATCTTGTGAAAAACTGGGATGTCAAGCTCCTCTCGCTAGTCCTCGCCGTCAGCCTCTGGCTCGGTGTTGCCGGGGGGAGGGAAGGGGAGCTTGTCATGCGGGTCCCACTTGAGCTTCGCAACGTTGCCACCGGCTATACCGTGGCAGATAAAGGCCCCGGGGAGTTGGTCGTCACCCTTAACGGACCGAATATTCTTTTGTTGAAGCTCCGTGACGAAAAGATTATCATGCCGCTCGACATGACGGGGGTCGGGGCGGGTACTGTCCTGTTCACCGGTTTTGAGGCCCGCCTGTCTGTTCCCTCCAAAGTTCGGGTGACGCGAGTATACCCAGCTGAAATTTCGGTCCGGGTGGAGCAGTCGCCCGCACGGCCTGAATCCCCCAAGACACATGAAAGCAGGTGA
- the cdaA gene encoding diadenylate cyclase CdaA — protein sequence MTEPLQIFGWRDAIDIAIVAWIIYRLIIMLRGRVANRLLLVLAFLAALYSLSRLAGFEAFHWIVGSLFSSLILILVILFQHDIRRALVTHGKHRHALTEDRDEQEERDHASLIVGELIAAATSLSSRRIGALIVIEREMGVMSHVETGTEVDAKITSEILTSIFLPYSPIHDGAVIIRRGKLTRAGCFLPLSQDPTINKNLGTRHRAALGLTELVDCVVLVVSEETGTISVAVGGRIISVSDAASLRKILKKLLEPRWLTE from the coding sequence ATGACCGAGCCACTCCAGATCTTCGGTTGGCGCGACGCAATCGATATCGCGATTGTGGCATGGATCATTTATCGCCTGATCATCATGCTCAGGGGACGGGTCGCCAACCGTCTTCTGCTAGTCCTGGCCTTTCTCGCGGCGCTGTACTCCCTGTCGCGGCTCGCGGGATTCGAGGCGTTTCACTGGATCGTCGGATCCCTGTTCAGCTCACTAATCCTTATTCTCGTCATCCTCTTCCAGCATGACATCCGGAGGGCGTTGGTGACGCACGGCAAGCATCGCCATGCCCTCACGGAAGACCGGGACGAGCAGGAGGAGCGAGACCATGCCTCACTGATTGTCGGTGAATTGATCGCCGCCGCTACATCGCTTTCCTCCCGCCGGATAGGAGCCCTGATCGTCATCGAACGCGAAATGGGTGTCATGAGTCATGTTGAAACCGGCACCGAAGTTGATGCCAAGATTACGAGCGAAATTCTTACATCCATTTTTCTTCCCTATTCTCCTATTCACGATGGTGCAGTGATCATCCGGCGCGGCAAGCTGACGCGGGCCGGGTGTTTTCTGCCCCTTTCGCAGGACCCGACCATCAACAAAAACCTGGGGACCCGCCACCGGGCCGCTCTTGGTCTCACAGAATTGGTGGACTGCGTCGTTCTGGTAGTTTCCGAGGAAACGGGAACCATATCCGTGGCTGTGGGGGGAAGAATCATTTCTGTCAGCGATGCTGCGAGTCTGCGGAAAATTCTTAAAAAGCTCCTTGAACCCAGGTGGCTTACTGAATGA
- the folP gene encoding dihydropteroate synthase, whose amino-acid sequence MGVLNVTPDSFSDGNCYLDPAAAEDRALAMVAEGADIVDIGGESTRPGAPSVSEAEEMQRVVPLVERLAAKLPVPLSVDTYKAAVAREALAAGAEVINDISGLTFDPGMATTVAEARAGLVVMHTRGTPAMMQRDTAYDDLIAEVLGSLRYSMGRAQAAGIPNEQIVVDPGIGFGKSVDGNLEILRRLAEFASLGRPILVGTSRKSFIGAVLDREVADRLFGTAATVAVAVANGASILRVHDVRAMRDVALMTRAILAPRR is encoded by the coding sequence ATGGGGGTCCTTAACGTGACCCCCGATTCATTTTCTGACGGCAATTGCTACCTGGACCCCGCTGCGGCGGAAGATCGGGCTCTTGCCATGGTGGCTGAAGGGGCAGATATTGTTGATATCGGCGGTGAAAGCACCCGCCCAGGTGCACCTTCGGTCAGCGAAGCTGAAGAAATGCAACGGGTGGTGCCTCTTGTGGAGCGCCTTGCCGCAAAACTGCCGGTTCCTCTTTCCGTCGATACCTACAAGGCTGCTGTAGCCCGCGAGGCTCTTGCCGCCGGCGCAGAGGTCATCAACGATATCAGCGGCCTGACCTTTGACCCGGGCATGGCGACCACCGTGGCCGAGGCCCGGGCGGGACTCGTGGTCATGCACACACGCGGCACCCCGGCGATGATGCAGCGCGATACGGCCTATGACGATCTGATTGCCGAAGTGCTCGGATCGCTGCGCTACTCTATGGGTCGCGCACAGGCGGCGGGAATCCCCAATGAGCAGATCGTAGTGGATCCGGGCATCGGTTTCGGCAAAAGCGTTGACGGGAATCTGGAAATTCTCCGGCGTCTTGCGGAGTTTGCCAGCCTGGGACGGCCCATACTCGTCGGTACTTCCCGCAAGTCGTTCATAGGCGCCGTTCTTGACAGGGAGGTAGCAGATCGCCTGTTCGGAACCGCCGCCACGGTGGCGGTGGCCGTGGCAAACGGCGCCTCCATACTGAGAGTTCATGATGTTCGGGCCATGCGGGATGTGGCCCTGATGACCCGGGCGATTCTTGCTCCGCGACGCTGA
- the ftsH gene encoding ATP-dependent zinc metalloprotease FtsH has translation MNQFYKNLALWLVISLMMILLFNLFNKPRTTQERLGYSDFIAAVDAGKVSTVTVQGNEIIGKYSDGKEFRSYKPTDAMLSEKLLEKKINVSAKPEEEKVSWFSIFISWFPLLFLVGVWIFFMRQMQGGGGKAMAFGKSRAKLLTEAQGRVTFEDVAGVDEAKEELEEIIQFLKDPKKFTKLGGRIPKGVLLVGPPGTGKTLLARAVAGEAGVPFFSISGSDFVEMFVGVGASRVRDLFVQGKKNAPCIIFIDEIDAVGRHRGAGLGGGHDEREQTLNQLLVEMDGFESNEGVILIAATNRPDVLDPALLRPGRFDRQVVVPQPDVKGREMILKVHTKKTPLASDVDLGVIARGTPGFSGADLSNVVNEAALLAARKDKSFVEMKDFDDAKDKVLMGVERRSMVISEEEKKNTAYHEAGHTLVAKLIPGTDPVHKVSIIPRGRALGVTMQLPIEDKHSYNKESLLNRIAVLMGGRAAEEIIFNELTTGAGNDIERATEIARKMVCEWGMSEKMGPVTFGKKEESIFLGRDMSMHKNYSEATAVEIDEEIRKIIDGSYSRVKQLLNENLSVLHCLATQLIEKENLTGDEVDRIIKDDCAASRAAVEEAPVAP, from the coding sequence TTGAACCAGTTCTACAAGAACCTTGCGCTCTGGCTCGTCATAAGCCTTATGATGATCCTCCTCTTCAACCTCTTCAACAAGCCGCGCACCACCCAGGAACGGCTCGGCTACAGCGACTTCATTGCTGCGGTTGATGCGGGGAAGGTCAGCACGGTTACGGTCCAGGGGAACGAGATCATCGGCAAGTATTCCGACGGCAAGGAATTCCGCAGCTACAAGCCGACAGATGCCATGCTCTCCGAAAAGCTTCTGGAGAAGAAGATCAATGTCTCTGCCAAGCCCGAGGAAGAGAAGGTCTCGTGGTTCTCCATCTTCATCTCCTGGTTCCCGCTCCTTTTTCTGGTGGGGGTCTGGATTTTCTTCATGCGCCAGATGCAGGGAGGGGGTGGCAAGGCCATGGCATTCGGCAAGAGCCGCGCGAAGCTTCTGACAGAAGCCCAGGGGCGCGTGACCTTCGAAGACGTGGCCGGTGTAGACGAAGCAAAGGAAGAACTGGAAGAAATCATCCAGTTTCTGAAGGATCCCAAGAAATTCACCAAGCTAGGAGGCCGTATCCCCAAAGGTGTTCTGCTCGTGGGCCCTCCCGGCACGGGCAAGACGCTCCTGGCACGGGCCGTAGCCGGAGAGGCGGGAGTTCCTTTCTTCTCCATTTCGGGATCCGACTTTGTCGAAATGTTTGTTGGGGTCGGCGCGAGCCGGGTCCGCGATCTTTTCGTGCAGGGAAAGAAGAATGCGCCCTGCATTATCTTCATCGATGAGATCGATGCGGTTGGACGCCATCGGGGTGCGGGACTCGGCGGCGGCCATGACGAGCGGGAACAGACACTGAACCAGCTGCTGGTTGAGATGGACGGCTTCGAATCCAACGAAGGGGTCATTCTTATCGCGGCCACAAACCGGCCCGATGTCCTCGATCCGGCACTCCTACGGCCGGGACGGTTCGACCGCCAGGTGGTCGTTCCCCAGCCCGACGTGAAGGGGCGGGAGATGATTCTGAAGGTCCACACCAAAAAGACCCCGCTTGCTTCCGATGTGGACCTGGGAGTAATCGCCCGCGGCACGCCCGGCTTCTCGGGAGCGGACCTGTCCAACGTGGTGAACGAGGCTGCTCTGCTGGCGGCGCGTAAGGACAAGAGCTTTGTCGAAATGAAGGACTTTGACGACGCCAAGGACAAAGTCCTCATGGGTGTCGAGCGTCGCAGTATGGTGATTTCGGAGGAAGAGAAGAAAAATACCGCCTATCACGAAGCCGGCCATACCCTTGTTGCCAAACTGATCCCGGGCACCGATCCGGTGCACAAGGTTTCCATTATTCCGCGGGGACGGGCGCTTGGCGTTACCATGCAACTGCCTATCGAGGACAAGCACAGCTATAACAAGGAGTCGCTCCTGAACCGGATCGCGGTGCTCATGGGAGGCCGGGCTGCCGAAGAGATCATCTTCAATGAGCTTACCACGGGCGCCGGTAACGACATTGAACGTGCAACGGAGATCGCACGCAAGATGGTGTGCGAATGGGGTATGAGCGAAAAGATGGGGCCGGTCACCTTCGGTAAGAAGGAGGAGTCGATCTTCCTTGGCCGTGACATGTCCATGCACAAGAACTACAGTGAAGCGACGGCGGTGGAAATCGACGAGGAGATTCGTAAAATCATCGACGGCAGCTACTCGCGGGTCAAGCAGCTCCTGAATGAGAATCTGAGCGTGCTCCACTGTCTGGCAACACAGCTTATCGAGAAAGAGAACCTGACCGGCGACGAAGTTGACCGGATCATCAAGGATGACTGCGCGGCCAGCCGCGCTGCAGTCGAAGAGGCCCCCGTGGCTCCATGA
- the tilS gene encoding tRNA lysidine(34) synthetase TilS, translating to MKTLSPVDAVLKKVRAFNAEHGMFRPGDRVVVAVSGGADSVALVDILVSLNELRLDLVVAHLNHKLRGAASDEDERFVEQCAQTYALPFVSRGEQVKALAEWERLSLEDAGRRARYAFFDDVAAACGARTVALAHHADDQAETLLMRLVRGAGGLGLSAMQPVGAGGKYVRPLLALGRQEIEAYLDARGLAFRQDQSNTDVAFLRNRIRHELVPYLGRLNPGAASRLARTAELLADDEALLSRLVEEALRRHVMVTEQGGAICSVDTLRREPRGLRRRLYRKAIALAKGDLARISFDHVDAIDRLVLSENPSGRLHLPEEILVTRSYNEVAFARRMADIPSLQELWIDGPGCWPLSGGGELVVEIATGPPPWGELSTTESWFDLELAPFPWLIRGWRPGDRMIPLGMTGEKKVKDIFIDQKVPRELRRSIPLLFRGDSLLWVCGCRRGESARITAGSRAMAVVRIRGRRLK from the coding sequence ATGAAAACGCTATCCCCGGTTGATGCGGTCTTGAAAAAAGTACGAGCCTTTAACGCTGAACACGGGATGTTCCGCCCGGGGGACAGGGTTGTCGTTGCCGTATCGGGCGGTGCCGACTCGGTTGCGCTGGTGGATATCCTTGTTTCGCTTAACGAGTTGCGGCTTGATCTGGTTGTTGCACATCTGAACCATAAGCTGCGTGGAGCGGCGTCTGACGAGGATGAGCGATTCGTGGAGCAGTGCGCTCAGACATACGCCCTTCCGTTCGTAAGTCGGGGCGAGCAGGTAAAAGCACTAGCCGAATGGGAACGACTGTCCCTCGAAGATGCCGGCCGACGGGCGAGGTATGCATTTTTTGATGACGTTGCCGCCGCGTGCGGAGCTCGAACCGTCGCTCTGGCCCACCATGCCGACGACCAGGCTGAAACGCTGCTCATGCGGCTTGTGAGAGGGGCGGGAGGCCTGGGGTTGTCTGCCATGCAACCCGTCGGGGCCGGCGGGAAGTATGTGAGACCCCTTCTTGCGCTGGGTCGACAGGAAATCGAGGCTTATCTCGATGCGCGCGGACTGGCGTTCCGTCAGGATCAGAGCAATACCGACGTGGCCTTTCTGCGTAATCGTATCCGGCACGAACTCGTTCCGTATCTGGGGCGGCTGAATCCGGGCGCCGCTTCCCGACTTGCCAGAACAGCCGAATTGCTTGCTGACGACGAAGCGTTACTGAGCCGACTCGTCGAAGAGGCATTGAGGCGGCATGTTATGGTAACGGAGCAGGGGGGGGCGATTTGCTCTGTCGACACCCTGCGCAGAGAACCGCGTGGACTTCGGCGTCGGCTGTACCGCAAGGCGATCGCGCTGGCCAAGGGTGATCTGGCGCGGATAAGCTTTGACCATGTGGATGCGATAGATCGGCTCGTGTTGTCAGAGAACCCATCCGGACGGCTCCATCTGCCCGAAGAAATTCTGGTAACCCGTTCCTACAATGAGGTTGCCTTTGCCCGGAGAATGGCTGACATCCCATCGCTTCAAGAACTGTGGATCGACGGTCCCGGCTGTTGGCCGCTGTCCGGCGGAGGGGAGCTCGTTGTCGAAATTGCTACGGGTCCTCCACCGTGGGGTGAGCTTTCGACTACCGAGTCCTGGTTCGACCTGGAGCTGGCCCCGTTTCCCTGGCTTATCCGCGGTTGGAGGCCCGGCGACCGCATGATTCCCCTTGGCATGACCGGAGAGAAGAAGGTGAAGGACATCTTTATCGACCAAAAGGTTCCCCGCGAACTCCGTCGAAGTATCCCGCTCTTATTCAGGGGAGATTCCCTTCTTTGGGTATGCGGCTGTCGTCGAGGAGAGTCTGCAAGGATAACAGCCGGCAGTCGGGCGATGGCTGTTGTGCGGATACGCGGCAGGCGCCTGAAATGA
- a CDS encoding SPOR domain-containing protein, protein MVLDYRERKTVSKNRPKSKPIGLLACAFLLVALISFALGVLVDRFLLPPRGGQKEALSAPPQNAITPKASATQAQPGEGNPPVVPTPPRPAGEPSLTFYETLPKGGKAILGSGINLRKDESAPKSPAVPPAVKEQGGGAQKPTANLPEAKGVEARRSDEPSTAAGASVKNAAPAVKVQPSQSASAAKETYSVQVASSKERKDADAIRAKLAEKGFSAYVTESTIPGKGTWYRVRVGRKLDQPAASNLAEMLGKGAILIPE, encoded by the coding sequence ATGGTTCTGGATTATCGCGAACGAAAGACGGTCAGTAAGAACCGTCCCAAATCAAAGCCGATTGGGCTCCTTGCGTGTGCCTTCCTGCTCGTGGCACTGATCTCCTTTGCGCTCGGAGTGCTGGTCGATCGCTTTCTTCTCCCCCCTCGGGGAGGGCAGAAAGAAGCGTTGTCGGCACCTCCTCAGAATGCGATTACACCGAAGGCGTCCGCTACTCAAGCTCAGCCCGGTGAAGGAAACCCTCCTGTGGTTCCCACTCCTCCTCGCCCTGCGGGAGAGCCTTCGCTTACGTTCTACGAGACACTGCCCAAGGGAGGAAAGGCCATTCTGGGAAGCGGCATCAATCTTAGAAAAGATGAGTCGGCGCCCAAGAGTCCCGCTGTACCCCCTGCGGTTAAGGAGCAGGGGGGAGGAGCCCAGAAGCCCACTGCCAATCTTCCCGAAGCAAAGGGCGTGGAGGCGCGGCGAAGTGACGAGCCGTCAACCGCTGCGGGTGCCTCAGTAAAGAATGCCGCCCCTGCAGTTAAGGTTCAGCCTTCTCAGTCTGCATCCGCGGCGAAGGAAACCTATTCTGTCCAGGTCGCCTCTTCCAAGGAACGCAAAGACGCTGATGCAATCAGGGCCAAGCTGGCTGAAAAGGGGTTTTCGGCCTACGTCACCGAATCGACCATTCCCGGCAAAGGTACCTGGTACCGCGTTAGGGTTGGCCGGAAGCTGGACCAGCCGGCCGCAAGCAACCTTGCCGAAATGCTCGGAAAGGGAGCAATTCTTATTCCGGAATGA
- the argS gene encoding arginine--tRNA ligase, translating to MKDAVRDLVREALERSFADGTLASGHVPDIVVEKPALEEHGDFACTAAMLMAKAEKKAPRAIAEIIITHLNDRESLVESVEIAGPGFINFRMRTSAWCRVLRRIEREGGDYGKSEAGAGKKVQVEFVSANPTGPLHIGHGRGAAIGDTICRLLAAIGWDVTREFYYNDAGQQIANLALSVQARCLGVEPGGPLWPTDGYQGEYIKDVARSYLNRETVDAGDQHVTAAGDPHDVEAIRRFAVAYLRREQDQDLRAFDVGFDVYFLESSLYAEGRVDDVVQRIIAKGHAYEQDGALWLRTTEFGDDKDRVMRKSDGSYTYFVPDVAYHLNKWERGFIRVVNEQGADHHSTITRVRAGLQALDAGIPKGWPEYVLHQMVTVMRGGEEVKISKRAGSYVTLRDLVDEVGRDATRFFFLMRKPDSQLVFDIDLAKQQTLENPVYYVQYAHARICSIFENAADKGVVPPTVDQASLESLGTPEELTLVKLLSSFPEIVEGSALNFEPHRITYYLQELAGAFHSFYNKNRVITEDADLTGARLLLLHSTATVIRNGLGLLGVSAPEKM from the coding sequence ATGAAAGATGCGGTCAGGGATCTGGTGCGCGAGGCGCTTGAGCGCTCTTTCGCGGACGGCACCCTCGCCTCGGGCCACGTGCCCGATATTGTAGTTGAAAAGCCGGCCCTCGAAGAACACGGAGATTTCGCGTGCACCGCAGCCATGCTGATGGCGAAGGCGGAAAAGAAGGCACCGCGGGCAATTGCCGAGATTATCATTACTCACCTGAACGATCGGGAATCACTGGTCGAGTCGGTTGAAATTGCCGGCCCCGGTTTTATTAATTTCAGAATGCGCACCAGTGCCTGGTGTCGGGTACTTCGCAGAATCGAACGCGAAGGCGGGGACTACGGCAAAAGTGAGGCCGGCGCAGGGAAGAAAGTACAGGTGGAGTTCGTCAGTGCCAATCCCACCGGGCCTCTGCATATCGGGCACGGTCGCGGCGCTGCCATCGGCGACACCATCTGTCGTCTTCTTGCCGCAATCGGCTGGGATGTGACCCGCGAGTTCTACTACAACGATGCCGGTCAGCAGATCGCCAACCTGGCGCTGTCGGTGCAGGCCCGCTGCCTCGGTGTTGAGCCGGGAGGTCCCTTGTGGCCCACGGACGGCTACCAGGGTGAGTATATAAAGGACGTGGCCCGCTCCTATCTGAACCGCGAAACCGTTGATGCCGGCGACCAGCATGTAACAGCGGCCGGAGACCCCCACGACGTGGAGGCGATCCGCCGCTTTGCCGTCGCATATCTGCGGCGGGAGCAGGACCAGGATCTGCGGGCATTCGACGTGGGATTCGACGTCTACTTCCTCGAGTCGAGCCTCTATGCCGAGGGACGGGTTGACGACGTGGTGCAGCGCATCATTGCCAAGGGCCATGCCTACGAGCAGGACGGCGCTCTCTGGCTGAGGACCACCGAGTTCGGCGACGACAAGGACCGCGTCATGCGCAAGTCGGACGGCAGCTACACCTACTTCGTGCCTGACGTGGCCTACCACCTCAACAAGTGGGAACGGGGATTCATCCGGGTCGTCAACGAGCAGGGGGCCGATCACCACAGCACCATCACCCGGGTGAGGGCCGGCCTCCAGGCCCTTGACGCGGGGATCCCCAAGGGATGGCCCGAGTACGTTCTCCACCAGATGGTCACGGTCATGCGTGGTGGCGAAGAGGTCAAGATCTCCAAACGGGCCGGAAGCTATGTTACTCTGCGCGATCTCGTCGACGAGGTGGGTCGTGACGCCACGCGGTTCTTCTTTCTCATGCGCAAGCCCGATTCCCAGTTGGTGTTCGATATCGATCTAGCCAAGCAGCAGACCCTCGAAAACCCCGTTTACTATGTGCAGTATGCCCATGCGCGCATCTGCAGCATCTTCGAGAACGCGGCCGACAAGGGTGTTGTCCCGCCAACCGTTGATCAGGCCAGCCTGGAAAGCTTGGGGACTCCCGAAGAGCTGACACTCGTGAAGCTGCTGAGTTCGTTCCCCGAGATCGTGGAAGGAAGTGCGCTTAATTTCGAACCCCACCGGATCACCTACTACTTGCAGGAACTTGCCGGTGCCTTCCACTCGTTCTATAACAAGAACCGGGTCATTACCGAAGATGCAGACCTGACCGGTGCGCGCCTGCTTCTGCTGCACAGCACGGCAACCGTGATCAGAAACGGCCTCGGGCTACTGGGTGTGTCTGCTCCCGAGAAGATGTAG
- a CDS encoding FtsB family cell division protein produces the protein MRKRMYLIPTGCILFILYFTVFGERGLLRIYHLSNERDQIRQKVGVVRDENEKLKREIEALKSDRRYLESIARKDFGLVRPNEIVYQFPTATDRPEAKPQQPVSTAVGAKR, from the coding sequence ATGCGGAAGCGGATGTATCTCATCCCGACCGGGTGCATACTCTTTATCTTGTATTTCACCGTGTTCGGTGAACGGGGATTGTTGCGGATATATCATCTGAGCAACGAAAGGGATCAAATTCGCCAAAAGGTCGGTGTCGTCCGTGACGAGAACGAAAAGCTTAAAAGAGAGATCGAGGCACTCAAATCGGACAGGCGATACCTTGAAAGCATCGCACGCAAGGATTTCGGCCTCGTGAGACCGAACGAAATCGTGTACCAGTTTCCCACCGCGACCGATAGACCCGAAGCCAAGCCACAGCAGCCGGTATCCACGGCTGTTGGCGCTAAGCGTTAG